CCTGATTCATCGGCTACCAAATATCCAAGGAATAACAGCAAATCCGTCTCAGTGACTATGTTCTGCATGAATCCAGTGCCGGCTAAGCCCGCCGCATCCGGACCGTCCTTCCGGCTTTTGCCACCGTGCCCCTGCATGTACGACGCTCCCCAGATCAGTCCCTTGAGAACCAGCATAAGCACCACGTTGGACATGTTTAGGCTGAGCATCTAGACAAACAGATGACGACggacactgtataataatagatGATCGTTCACATACCGTCGAGAATGGCAGTGCGGTCGTCAATGAGGGCAGCATACGAaggtatacagggtgattcaccaaacaaGTTTCTGACACCCGTTTTGTCcctttgattatatatttattacaattttgatttttgggaTTTCTAAGTATAAGTACTAAAAACCATAGGTATTTAGAATTTACCTACTCATGTAACTTATGGAGTAACGTatggtaatattaatacaaaatgtttttcaaattaaaaccaGTCGCggttatcatttataaaaaaagacatTTGTATCACCATTAGACACTCCTAAAatggcaaaaaaaatataagaaataaaaaatagtctttataatacaaaagttatactacttaaaaattacataaaaattccaaaatatcagagtttaaataaatacataattaaagaataaaatggGAGTGCTCACTTGGTGAATCATTTTGTATATACAACACGCAATGTTAACAGTAGGAATGTTAATTCCGAATGTATATATAGACGAGAaagtgatataaattatttaatatatagccatAGGTATAGGAGTTagtgtattatgtttataaaaaagggaaaacaatattaaaaatatcatcataGTGTGAAGATCAAGTCAAGTACTTATGCGGAAGTAACCGTTTATTGCGTTATAAACGACGCCGAAATTATAGGTGGTATAGTGGAGACTGGAGAGTCAGTAGGTAACGAAAAAGGTCAGATCGTGTGGTTGTGGGTTTTGAAATTGAAAGCTTTTAGTAAATTTATCAATGCAAGATAATGAATTCAGGACAATttcattatgaattaatatttttttgccagACTAACATCATTTTGTTATTCTATATAgcgtatatattacatattattatattttgaatgatttAGAGCAATAATGACTGTgcaaaatgttttgtattaattactgatttctaattaaaaatgttaatacacgTGAATTTATCGTATAATcagattttactttttttgtcaaataattacaaattgcgTGGATTTTAGATTTCTGTAAGTATTTGGCTTAATTTAAATACCGAAATGTATCACgctgtaatacaattttaatatggcTCAACGTTCCGTGACCGTCCAAAATTCAAAGGTAAGGTCGTAGGGAATGATAAATTATACGCCCCATCGCAGCTGGTCAACACGATTTTCATAGACTAGAGTAATTTTCAGAGTGGAAACACTGTAAAAtggttaacaataaaaaaaactattgaatcggatgaaaaacattttatggtttcttaaattgttatttaatatagtgtTCGTTTGAAAGgatataactatttagtatttaatggtCAAATAAGAGTAACAGATTTGGACCAtttagaaaattttcaattaaaatcaaattaatttataactatataatattataatatgtgcttgTGGGGCTCTATTCATTTTCAGTACAGAATAGGTAAACGAACGTATTTTgggaaatacattattaatatgatgaataaataatgatttattaataagtaataacttcgTGAgaagtatacaaatatgaaataactaataataggtaAACGGTAAACCGCCTACAAAACGcgtaatatttagtattttactggATTTCGCTTTAACAacttgtacaattattatctaaatatttaccTCGAAACCTCTAAATGAAAGTTATAGAGGTATTTTTATCAGTATAAGCtagaattataatgattttcgTGTATATTAgcgtgtattaaaaaaaaaaaattttagaaaatggcATTAGGTACGGTATGTATCTCAAGTAGAAGGAAAGAGTTTTCTACTTACAACTTTGTAACTCCTTGTCCCGCACCCGAGGCCTGTGACATTCAGTCACCAAGGTTAGATTAGGTATCCTATCTTTACGCCACTGATGCGATACCGATAGCCTaaggtaataatatacgattcgCGTTTGTAGGTACTGTGCAATGTGCCAATGTGCatgcattaaaatgttatattgttgtaataaagTGCGAATTGTTACGTTATACGAACTGACAATGAACAAAATACTTcgtctaatataatatgggtttCTATTATCATAAGatatgttaacatattataatatatatactatatagaaataatcgtattttcaccgtgtacaaaatatataattcatatgtaAACATAGTGTCATTGTGACGAATCCAGTGTATAATATCATCtcgaatcaaatattattattatgtatttttcattatgaatataatatatgggtattgggtttgtgtgtgtgtattgaaAACGATCGCAGTGGTCGAGAAAGCATTATGTAGAAGAGTCAAGAACAGcattaaaatatactgttattaaatTGATTGAAGACTGAAGTAAAAGTAGAACCGAAATGCGATTTTAGCCATAGAAATAAGATTCTCGAAAAGACGATGGAGGGGGTGTTAAAGTTTTGTTGTATACATAAATGAAATACTAGCCAAAATGTCGGGTAGATCGCATAATCCAAGGGCCATCTTGAAAAACTGACAGGGACTGGACAAGGTGGTCAGGGAAGACATTTTGCAGAAACCCTGGCCGGTGTACCTCTTTTTTACACCCGGATTAATACAGTGCTGGttctaaatatacaatataataatacgttgcACACGCGTTATTACCAACAGCGACAAATAAAAATcccatttaaaaatttttttttctaaaatctttCTACGAGAAaataacatgaaaataatataaaaaccaatgTATGTGTTGTTTTGTACTTGACTACTGGTGGCTCCAGTTCTGCTGATCATAGACTTGGCGAAACCCGCAAATATCGACTCCATGTCCAAAGCCCTGGGCTGCTGCGAGGCGTCTCTCTTACGGTCTGCAGCGGTTCCGGCGTCTTCGTGGTCTGCGTGATTTTCACCGATCGCGTGTCCCGCCGCGCGACTGGCCAGCAACAGGAAGCACACGGCCGCAATTCTCGTTGGCTGCATAAtatactcttaaaaaaaaaaattataaaacacataaCAACATACGGATAATGGTCACTATAGAGGTTTATCAGCAAACACGGATGAAGTTTATTATAGTCCGATCGACACTCACCGGTATAGGAACGAATACACACGTAACTATCAATGTGTCTTGTGGATAGATTATGGCGGTAAATCGGTAATGTCAATAATGTCCCGATGTTGTGTTGGATTGTCTTCGGCGTGCTAAATGATGGTCCAGACGGTCGAACGACCGATTTTGTTATGTCTCCGGCCGGGAAAGTAAAAGTGTCACATATTGTTCGTGCTTCGACAGCATATCGTTGCAATTAAAGTTTCACTagaactcataataatatgtaacaaccAGACGAACGGAACCGTTTGTTTGCGCTGTTTGTGCATGtgtgtaagtgtgtgtgtgtttggcGGAAACGAAAAACTTACAACCGGTTGAAGAAATGGCAAGACGTTGCCCGCACCACAATGGACTATCCGTCAAAAATCATGACTGCAAACGATTTTGTTTGTTCATGTTTACTGTGTGTTAAGTagtgattattattgttctatattaCCTGCGTGCTTGCCGAACGACTTAAACTGTGTATAGACTTActagaatttgtattattcatacTTTATGTACTTACACTTTCTACGCGCGagttcattaaatttttatcaatgaAAATCAAAACTTGTTTATACgtttcataacataatataatgtttgtctTGAAGTATTTTTGAATGANNNNNNNNNNNNNNNNNNNNNNNNNNNNNNNNNNNNNNNNNNNNNNNNNNNNNNNNNNNNNNNNNNNNNNNNNNNNNNNNNNNNNNNNNNNNNNNNNNNNGATCCGTTAGTAAATAACAAcccttgaatttattataaagtcgaaaaaactaaaaatatgttcacgcacaattttttttgctCTTAGAAACagcaacaacaaaataaattttaataataataattataaatacttaacttTATAGCATGTTCTTCAGTTCTTActaccaaataaatatttatgcaataattaaaatatttattcaggtacttatgtaaaaataataaattggtataaTTGTGAggcaaataatttaactattatgtaAGTAAACTGCCTATTACTCATTTTATAGGcggaacaataaaaaatatcaacaggAGTCAGTCACAATATGATGaatttgataaacaatttattttattttagatacttctaagttctaatacatttttcaattaatactacattttattgattaaaataagcCTTTGCTatggaaaaaattatacttttaaatagatctaagaattaaaatgcaATTCAGAACACCGCCcgcaaaacatattatattatacttatctataagttcgctatttttagttttttaactataaagctataataatatgtcaaatcaaaaaatgtaaatgagtttcgaataaaaaaattttcatttagaCATAATTTTTAGTCATGTGTTCAAGAAACTGATTTGAAAATAGAATGGAACGATTACATTAGTTTTGGAATGAAATCGTTTGACCTGAGACCCCAcagaaataaattgaataagttTCAGAGGTGTGGTGTTTGCAGCCTATGACAGAGTTATTGGCCATTTTCACatttaatgtgaataataaatgtaatcgtacctataggtattgcCTATATCATTATCTGAGCATATATCAGTAGGTAATAcgtttttagttaaattttgtTCCGCAGTAGGTGAGTTGATTCCCAAGACCTACTTTATGTATTAGTTGATTCCCTATTGTTGTAGGCAGTGCCGGAGCAATCGTCGGGGTGAGCGGGGCACGCGCCCCGGGCCCCGATATTTATAGTGCTCCCACCTGAATGAAaccaaaaaaacataaattaagttaatttttgatCATGAGTCTTGGTATACCCAACATAtgtcatatactattatactaacaacaaaaaatatattacccaaAATACCCATGTATCACATTAAATTTAAGTTGATTTCTACGTTCTAccgaattatttttgttgtttataatgATTGTTAAAACTAAAATGCTCGACAGTATAGATATAACGACGATACAACTGTTGTATCGTCGTTATTGGCTTATCGCATTTGATGTAGccaataatatgtacatgtataatatatatatatactaatagttACCTACTTTCTACGGCAGATAtaaacaaaatacgtaaaatattcGATAAAGATTAAACAGTGATACGGGTAGATTTGTTATCGGATTCCCAGGAGAATTCGAGTGACAGCCGACGGGCGACgatgtataatttttgtttcatataatataatattacatataacattagaacatatttattttatatttttacttcttcATTTTGAAGATAGCGAAGCAGGAGTGCGGACTgctattaaaaaatgcatatatattTCAACATAGCTCTTTGTAtcttaaataagtaattttataatttatttgttttaatcagtcttgtaaagtatccgaatacaagtatttgaatacgtgtattaaaatactttttgaagtattttttggtacctattctaaatacaatgtttttaaagtattttttaaatattacgaaGGAGCCGATGACGTCATACAAAACACAGAAgatgaatttaaatgtaattacttCTTTGTTATAGTGGATGGTGCAATAAGTGCAATAACAAAGCGATTCgatcaaataaatacatttaatgacttttttggatttttgtatGATGTTGAAAAACTTTGTTATGTCCCTgatttagaaattttaaattgctgCAATGATTTGGAAATACGTTTGTCAgataatgacaaaaaagatTTAAATGGTTATGATTTATACGAAGAAATATTCATTTTCCGccatttaattgataaaaatactaCACCACTTCAAGTactttctgaaataaaaaaaacgaacgCATTTCCCAACTTGAATATTGCCTTAcgaattatattaacaattccGCTTACATCAACTGGAGCAGAGAGAACattctcaaaattaaaacttataaaaacttatttacgAAGTACCATGTCACAACAAAGACTTACTGGACTTGCTACAATTTCTATAGAAAAAGAACTTTTAGAACAACTAAATTATGaagatataataaatgattttgcaTCTAAAAAAgctagaaaaattaaagaattataaCTGACAACATTTTACTTGACagcaatttattatgtatttaaaatataaggaaaaaaaatatatattgttaattgttcagcacactcattttttttaaacctcgtttataaatataagttattacttatctacTAGTATTTTAAccttacttattagtttattttgtatgcaaataataatatgattataaatttatcattgattgttttgattttctttacatacctacttaatgtaaaataattgttggttTTAAAATCGATGGacaaaattatcttttgaatTACAGTGGTGTGCGGCTAGGGAAAGTGAAATAAGCACCACATTCCCGCTTGAAAAGGaagacaattaattaattaaattaataatgtcaatTGGCAATGTGgcatgttgtaatattataggttttttattaaAGGTACTactctattataaaatatgttaggtatattaaaaataagaaaaaattaactatgaaattaaattattttcttatttaggtacctatgcaatATAATGACAATTGACAAAAGCGCTCGGATTTGCCTGTATCATTATATAGTATGAATGCCTGCCAttcatactaaattaatatataaattataattcacgtACCTACAACCAGCAGTTTGAAGCGGTGGTGCATTGAGcgattataaatgatattagATAGAAACAAAGTTTCTTATAACGAAGTTTTTTTTAAGCACAAGCCACAAAtactatgcaatattataatgttatggaTATAAATTGACTTAAGATAATCAATTgacaattttacatataaaaacatgtaattaataattttttttggagggAAGTATGTTTTGATATCCATTAGAATTTTATCGAATCGTGTATTATTTCCAATGTTTTGTCGCCAAACAAATTCAGTCAGATATGAGTCTATATGATGACGAACTGTTCCCCTCTGTTTTTTGTTTCGCCACTTTGCCGATCTCCATAGGCGTTCAATCGTTTGTGTGTGTGCTCCTGTGGTTGGGtcaacaaaattataactgtGATTTACAATATAGTGATCAAAGCCggatgattttaataattcggTGTTATAAGCACTCCAACAATCTAAATATATCGTGGTACCTTGTTGAATGTTATTTTGGATTGCCAAAAGCAGAGTTCCTGTTTTCCTATCAGGgacttttattaaaaacgacTCTTTTATCTCTCGAAAAATTCCTCCGAATATCCACTGTTCGGGAAGTACCCTCCCAACGtgattttttcttttagaaaataaactttcaTCGATTTCTACGATTTTCCCCGGTCCACCTATTTTTGTTTGTGGTTTATTTTCGACAGCCATTGCACATACTTCGCGTAAGTAATTATTCCAGTCAATAACTGTATTTAAGCTTAAACTTAATTGTTGTTCGCGCCATTTTGCACTTGTCATTTCGTGAGACCAGCCATATATAAATTGTACGGCAATCATAAACGATATTCGTGATTTTGCAAACCAATTACCATTAcgtatgtttacatttttttggcaTTTCTTAACATTgcatttccaaaatattttttttccaaaatataactTTGCCAAGTGATTGTTTTGACAAATCCGTACACTTGGCAACACTCCGCATTCTTGAAGAAATTACACAATTTTCAACTTAATAATTCacagttatacacttatacctacctattataagaatgagaatatatataaaatattataagaatatcaAATCAAATcgtacctatgggctatgatgTGTTATGAATATGATATACTAGCTATCCGATCTTCCTtcggaataaattatttttttataatttaatttaaaaacatatgactattttttggctatacaaataatataatatgattacatattgtagttattattattgctaatttctgaaaattatatatcctacattttgaattcaaccactggagtggtaaattttattctttttattatagaatagagataaggtagaaaaaaatgtaataataaattacttgttcaatgaataatatatatttcaaatggaaaaatgcaagacgcaagtgcaaacaaataaataaataattaataaataaataataataataataataataataataatattaacaataataaataaacagacaaaccggtttccttcgtctccaaaatcaagttacattcttatatatatagatagattattacaacatattgtataataatcgACGGCTAATAATTCATATCTTATAGTAAACTAGATCTAACACAAGGCCGTGATCGTCTAGTGGTTAGGACCTTGCGTTGTGGCCGCAATAACCCAGGTTCGAATCCTGGTCACGGCAcataattttttgcatttttaataaaatatatgagtcacattaatatataaatatttattaattatattaaatttttggtgaaacatttaaaaagacTTTAAGATAAATTACTTTAAGTATAAATCCTATAAAAGAGATgttgacaataatataggtaataataataatattaacaaagttTTTTgtcggataatattataaatattatagaaaattaccATAAAACAATGTTAATTAGTGATTACATATTTACCaactatgtatacataaaataatataaaaagtttatgtttaGGTATCCGCAGATTGCGCTCGGCATGTGCGTCGCCGTCGATCAGACTTAATTCCAcatttacacaaataataattatatttaaatgcgaTGAAGGTTAGATTAGTAGGTAGTTTGGTAGTCAAGTAGATGCGTCTCTTTAATTCAATTCAGCTAGATTTTGAAGTTATCGGCAGCAGTCGGACCGAAGCATTTGTATTTCGACTCGCAATCCCCGACTGCCAATCCGTTCTCGATGGCTTCTTGCAATCTAATCAGAGTTTTCTCGTACTTCGCGTCTAACGGTATCACActgaaaatgtcaatattaatgTAGTTTTAACATTATTACACACGTTTAAATGTTGTAAGTATAGtcgtatatagatatttaaaatcgtcTCGAGCAACGTTTGCGGCGTATTGTGGTGCAAAGGTGGGGAGTGGTATGAGCGAGCAAAAGAACAATATTCGagttcgataatattatttagtacctaggtaACTCTTTAAGAAATCATTAACTCAGATAATgctttatatatacataaatacattatacttaggtatacataaaCACAACTGAGGGGAACTAGCGGGATTAGCCCCCatccaattttatttaactcaaaaatatttaacccacaaataatattatccttgtTACTCGGTGAGTGCACCTTACCCGTCAAACATTTTCGCGGTTTTCCAGACCATTTCAGCCGTCCTGAGATAACTCTCGGCTCGCTCCGGTTGCTCACACGCCACGCGGTTCAGACATTCGTATCGACCCGACTCATCGGCTACCAGGTATCCGAGGAACAGCATCACATCAGTTTCAGTCACCATGTCCTGGAACAGTCCCTCGACCGCGGTCGAGGTCGAATCCTCGTTTCGCGCTTCTTTAACACCATTGCCATTTTGCATGTACGACACGCCCCATATCAGACCCCTGAGCACCAACATCAGCACTAAGTTCGACATGTTCAAGCTGAGCGACTATAAACAGAATGAACGTATGTCgaccatattaatattaccatattattattattatgtcgcgGACCGCGGTCGTCGTTTAAAAGTTATACCATGCATGATAAGTATTtaggtaaataacataaatggcgagtataaaattatttaatatattaaatatataatagtgcgACTGTTATAAATAGGGCAGatgacttattttataaaatttgattatttgttaTCGTGCTAGATATCTATcgcaaaataaattagtttttttcgtGATAAGAAAAAACCCAGAcccgaaaatttgttttttaataattagattcCTTAATTCCTTTTTTCAAGGCTTTATTTTCTGAcgtattttatcaacaaaaatatcgCATTAAAGATTgaactattattgatttaacttttaactaaaatattaaataagtgctttatagtttataatttatattcgttTTATATTTCTGCAAAAAGTaggaggtaggtaggtactaaaaaacctttaaaaaatttattgagATATTCAAGTTaggtatgaaattaatttagttattgtgTTTTaagaaaaagcaaaataaatttgttttcatgatactatattataggtaatactaaATGAttcttgttattttaaaatcatataatgtaatttcTTGCATATTTGCTATATATTAATGCTTTCATAGATTAAATAGACCAGTTGTTCAGAGTTGAGTCTTCTGCCCTATTACTTACTAGCTGATAAATATACAGGACAAATAATAGTCACATGCATAGCTGCAGGCATagtaagagtaaaaaaaaagtaatttgaaGTATGGTTGTATAGATATTTTGTCGtgtcattataatttgattaattgatTGAAAGCAGAAGTAAATAGCAGgtagtatattatgcatattataaacagtaaacCCAAGTACAGTTTTAGAAATAAGATTCCCGAAAAATTTTCTGACAGGGTATTctattataatctttttttaaatactagcCAAGATGTCGGGCAGATCGCAAAATCCGTTGGCCATCTTGAAAAATTTACAGGGACTGGACAAAGTGGTCAGAGAGGACAGTTTGCAGAAACCCCGGGCTGACCTCTGGTATACATCACGGTCTATACAGTAGTGgttctaaatatataataattacgttgCACATGTGTCAATAATTTTTCAcagcgaaaaaaaatattaatcctgTTTTTtggtgtatgtataataatatattgtattatatagtatatgcatgtctgtaaaaaaaattaatgaaaacatattgttcaatatatacTTGACCACTGGTCGCTCCCATTTTGCCACCGATCAACGTCTTGGCGATGCCCATTAACACAGACTCCGGTTTTATATCTCGCTGTTTACTCTCTTTCTGGTCGGCTTCGTAGTCCTCCGCACGATGTTCGTCGATCGTGTATCCCGAAGTGGACCGAGTCACCAACAGAAGTAGGCACACGAACCATGTCACCGGCGTCTGCATGGCctgtgtaatttaaattgtcatgaaaaactaattttttattttatttacctgaaTACCtgtctatatctatataaatataattttgtatggaacctatatcattattttaaattataacgtaaGTCATTTacgcgtaataatatattatatcaccttTATCCAGTTACTaaagtatttgtatttcttATGAGAAAATGTcaaaacttaacttttaatgAAGGTACATTTTGTGTACAATAACTCTTAACTGAacgaaatcaaataaaaataattaattttaagccaTTAACAATATACGAAACATATGGGCACGGAaatacggtattataatatagttggctGGTACTCACTAATatggtgtaataatattattgtgtctgtAATGTCGCGGTAGAATTTACAagtaaatattatggtgtaattGACAAATAATGGAGTACAGGCAACAGGCAAGCAGACAGTCTGATATTCTCACAATCGTATTCGGTACATGAATGGCAAGTATTGCCGAGCGAAGGGCTGTTTTTGAGACGTCGCCGATCGACAAAGTAAAAGCGTCGCATAAACACGTCTTATTGTTTGTGTGTGAATAGCATATCgcaactaacatattattactacagcACATCAAACGCTCAAAATCGTTTGTTTTCGAATACAGTAAAGTTTCGATCGTCATAcatgagtaaaatatatttttgtaaactcACCGCTCACAACATGAAGCGGAAAGGTTTTGTTTatgagttaaaaatgtatttaaacgcTTTcactatatacaaattatttgcttcacatgtttaaatgtttttatgtaaaatttactGAAacataaattcttttttttccttTAGAAATTTAAGaggaaatcaatataataatttgtatcaaattttcTGATAACACTATAGGTATGAACtataaagtatgtaaaaataagaaAGAATGCCTTAAAAACCTAgaaaatgcacttaaaatgtcaaaaaatgctctaaaaataacaaaagttctacaaatacaaaaagatgaaaaataaataaaattatcaatttttaattctctAATATACGAAACGAATTTTGTGCttaaaaatcattgtttttggacatttagaaaaatatgcaatttgcATTGAAATCCGCTCCTTGCAGTATTAgaacacctatatattatatgctctaGATTCTAGAGTCTAGaagttctaataattattactataagttCCAACATTCGAATCCGTTTTAGTTTTTGAACCTTTAGTAGTCCAATTACCAGGAAACTTACGAATTTACTGTTGACATGTTTTTGGTTAATCTAACATCACTAGGTTACTAGGTTCACTTAgcttatttcaaattttaattgaaaattgttttacaactattataatttatgaaattatgatttACTAGTACATTTTTGAACTCTTATTATACAAATGATGTCTTATAAATTGCCTATACTAAATCGttaatcttaaattaatttattgtactattgAATATTGAACAATAGGTTTtctttagttatttaatatgtatacaaatgaaataaaataataaaacaataataaatgttttatattacctTTGTGTAAGAACGAATCattctgtaattatttttttaaccaatccaacttatttatttttacatacatacaaaaatataataccgtg
This portion of the Acyrthosiphon pisum isolate AL4f chromosome A1, pea_aphid_22Mar2018_4r6ur, whole genome shotgun sequence genome encodes:
- the LOC100568712 gene encoding uncharacterized protein LOC100568712; this translates as MQPTRIAAVCFLLLASRAAGHAIGENHADHEDAGTAADRKRDASQQPRALDMESIFAGFAKSMISRTGATSSQMLSLNMSNVVLMLVLKGLIWGASYMQGHGGKSRKDGPDAAGLAGTGFMQNIVTETDLLLFLGYLVADESGRYDCLNRVACEQPARAESYLKSAEMVWRTAKLLDGVVPLDAKYEQMLIKLQEAIEDGRADGDCQAKYKCSESTSTEDNFNLI
- the LOC100568816 gene encoding uncharacterized protein LOC100568816, with amino-acid sequence MSNLVLMLVLRGLIWGVSYMQNGNGVKEARNEDSTSTAVEGLFQDMVTETDVMLFLGYLVADESGRYECLNRVACEQPERAESYLRTAEMVWKTAKMFDGVIPLDAKYEKTLIRLQEAIENGLAVGDCESKYKCFGPTAADNFKI
- the LOC115033516 gene encoding uncharacterized protein LOC115033516: MIRSYTKAMQTPVTWFVCLLLLVTRSTSGYTIDEHRAEDYEADQKESKQRDIKPESVLMGIAKTLIGGKMGATSGQNHYCIDRDVYQRSARGFCKLSSLTTLSSPCKFFKMANGFCDLPDILASI